Genomic DNA from Setaria italica strain Yugu1 chromosome V, Setaria_italica_v2.0, whole genome shotgun sequence:
TGGCTTTAGAATGAGGGTTGGATGTCTGGCAGTGGCGATGCACGTAAGGTGAAGAGGCAAGGGTGAAACTGTTGATCGATGCAATAGAGGATGTCTGGTTAGTGGGTCGAGGCAAGGGCAGCAAGAGGGACAAGGAGGAGATTGCCACCACCAGGACAATGGCTTGtctaggcggcggcggagctgatGGAGCAGGAGACGACTATGGTTAATATAACCTATTAGTGTTGGATCTGGATTCGGTGGAGCAAAAAATTGAACGACAAGCATCGAGTAGACAATTCTATAGGTTAAATGCATCCAAAAGCCCATGTGGAAACATGCACCTTTTTATTGATATAGATGTGAGATCACAAATATATCTcactttcaaaaaaataaataaaatattcagGTTAGAGTGTGGATTGCCTTGGCAATGCCAAACATGTTTGTCAAAGATACAACTTAGAAGAATGTATTTTTGAAGCCCACCTAGCTTTGCAAAAAGAGTAACTGAACTTCCAATTTATacgagctactccctccgtcccaaattattatttgttttaacttttctacatacataacttttgctatatctagacatactatatatttaggtgcacaacaaaaactatatatctagaaaagtcaaaacgaataataatttggatgAAGGGAGTATATGCATGTATGCTCAGGATGACTTGCTAATGTTATCCTGCTTGGTATGCCCGTCACTCATTTCTATGAATAAGCAGAGCCATGCTTTTTTTGCAACTTGTTTGATAGCTTTTACCACCATGTTGTGTTGCAACCCTAGCCTATTTCATCATATCCATTTTGTGTTTGCTCACATTTTATTGGATCCAACAACCAACAGAAAATGATAGACAATCCTATTCGCTTCCGGTGCATGATAAAGTGAAGATTCCTTTCAAATGAGGGAATGGAAACCACATGATAAATCAATAATCTTTTTCGAAAGAGACTTCTGTGAGATATTTTATATAGTGTAATGTAAAATTGGTACAAAATTCATGCAATCCAAACAGTCCTCCAAATATAAAGGCTGTGCCACCAAATAAGCACGCAGAGTATCCTACTCCTGCCGTGTGGGATACAAAGGAGTaattgaaaaataaacaaaaaaatatataccatCCAGAACGCTACAAAGCTCTGGCAAAGAAAcctgcaagcaagcaagcacaaAAGGCAAGGCAACACACGCAGTCACGCACCCAGCCGCCGTCTCTCGCgaatcaaaagttcaaaacCGCAGCCCGAAAATCGGCTATCCACCAGAAAAAGCCTCCCACCCAATTAACCCCCCTCGCCGagactcgccgccgcctcctctgtcCTCTCCTCGCCTCCCGCCTCCGGCCTCCGTCGCCTTCGCCTACGCCGCTTCGTGCGCCGCGGCAGccgccctcccctcctcctcgttGGCTGCCGGCCTCCGCGGTACTGACCTCCTGCCTCGCCGTTCGCCAGTTGGCACGCACCGCCGAACCCCGTGCCATGTCTTGCTGACGCCTCGTTTTTCTCGCCCtgctgcagcggcggccggagcaggCTAGGGTACCGGCGGCACCCCCCCGGCTCCCTTCTCGGTCGAGCTGGAGGACACGCGTAGCAGCCCCGGGTTCTTCTGCGGCGAGCTCTGGTGTGGCCTCATGGAGCCCAAGGGCGAGCTGGGCCAGAAGCGTATCCTTCCTTGTCATTTCGCGCTCCGTCCGGCGAGGGGAGGTGGATCCAACGGATGGGTTCGTGGCGTTCATGTGTTTGCTGTTGGTGCTTTTGCGAGCTTTCTGTTGGATCAATAAAATTTCTGGAACTATTTTGATGCGGAGTGCTGGTGAATTTTTGTCGTTCCCGTTGCTACTGAACTCCATTGCTGTCCTCCTAGAAAGCTTTTGTGTTAATCCGGCTTCTGGGAAACAAAAAATAGTCTTCCGATCCGGGGGGTGCCTATTGGATCACTGTTTGCAGGAACTTATTGCTGAATCGTATgtgcagttttttctttttctttttctttttgacctGGCTGTGTacaatttgatcaaaattttgATCCGTTTTAAATTTGATACTGACAGTTGACATTATTGAGCCTTTCCGTTCCATCATGTTATCTTTGGTATTAGCAATTCAGTAATATATACTATTATTAGGTGCCCTTCATTATTGGGGTTTGAGAGATAGTGAGAGCTGAGCCAACTCCCATTTATTTGACAGGTACACCAATAATATGGTGCCTGCACTGAACGGTTCCAGTATATTGGTTGGGTTAGTGTTGCATATATCGGTCCCTCAAATCTAGCTCAATCGGAGTTCCTTGGCTGCCCTTGTTTGTGAAATATAAATTAAATTGTCTGTACTTTAATCAAATGAtctgtatattttttttagatctGCCCAcatgatgagttgatgaaggaCAATTATTATCTGCACAATATCAGCCTGGTGTTATGTTTGTTGATCATTTTGGTGTGGTTGGCTTATTTTATTGGTCACTCATGTACAGTGACCCTTAGAAGTATATATTCTGTTTGCAACCCTTGACTTCTCTATCAACCAGCTATTGAAGAAGCAATGGACAGCTTGAAGATTGATGCTAGCACGAAGGCAAGCAATGTCAACTTGGTGAGATTCTCATTCCTATACACAATATACTAACTTGCTTACCTTAGCGTATAAGGAACGCCTTTATTTCCTTCTTTGCCCTGTGGTTGGTTAGTTGTGCTATATCTACCTTCTCCTTGATGCCTTTCATCTTCGACCCTTGTAGCCTGCTAAGAAAGACGCAAGTTCTTCTGATGCAGTATCTTGCATTTCCTCGGGCGACGCAGCTAGTACTGTGAAGGAAAGTGAAATGAACCAAGAAGCTTCTATTGGGGACCAAGGGATGTATTACTACGGATATTACTATCCTGGTGCGTAAACCAGAATCATACTATCATGATCTGAAGATAAAAACACTGTTCATTCATTTGACGATTCGATTGTTTAGTGCAGGCTCATATGGAGGATGGGATGAGAATGGCTACTTTGTTGGATATAATGGCCTAGAGATGCACCCAGCAGTAAGTTATAATAATAGTGTACTTCATAAAGTGTTAGATATGCCTTTCCTGTAGTTGTCACTAGTGGTCCTATCTAAATCAAAACAGTGGTGCACTTTGTGAGTCCCTATGGTGGTGTGGTGGTACCAACAAGCTTTGTACCTGTTGGCTGTCATCTTTTCTTTGCCATGTTTGGGAAAGTGGCCAACTATTTTTTAATGCCCTTTATTATTCTATTGTTATCCTTGTTCCAAAAATCTCTCTGCAAGGTATGTTAAATGATTCTTGTTAATCTTTGTTCCAGACTTCCCATTACCATTTTACTTTATGCGTTCATGACCTCATGACTCGTGTTGCAGCGCCTGAGATTAATAGAGTTGAATGATTGCCAGTGAATGGGTATACCTGTTTTTAGTGAGAATTAGTCTTTTTAGTTGCATGCATGCTGTACAGGAAATTATGGTCAAGGTCCTTGTATATACTTCAAATCCTGATCTTAAACAATGAAGCGTAAATCATGAAAGTATTGTTTGGAGTACACAATTTCAGAAGCATTGATTGAATTTTTGCCGTTTGTTAGTTCCTTATCATATATTTTAGTGGTGCCATCATTTCTAGGATGAACTATTTCTTGAAGGTTTTTTGAAGCAGTTAAAGATGACAAGTTGCAAGAGAACTGCTTTTATATCTGCTTTATGTTCCATTTCAGGTGGTTCAAGGTGATAATGGCTCATATTTGTGTTATCTCCCGGGGTATGAAAGTGGATATGCTTCGTATAGTCCGGTTGTTCCTGGAGGCATTACTAGTGCAGATGGTCAATATGTCAGCAAAGAGCCATATTACTCCACTGCAATTCCAATGCAAGATCCTAGCACACCTGGCATTTTTGCTCAACCAATTGCTTATGGACCTGAACTAGTCCCTGCGTACTCATGGGACCCTTCTTTTGTTCTTCTGGATGGGGTTCAGGGACATCCAGTTGGTGTGCATCAAACAAATTATGCTGCAAGACCAAAATATTCTTCTAATAAGCATGGTGTTCCTTCCTCCAAAGCTGCCCGCAGTGCAAAATCTGCTCCAGAAACTATCAAaggatcatcatcagctctagAAACTTTACCAAATGCTGCTAATAGCATCCCATTATCAAAGGGTGCAAATAAGGTATTTGAAAATTCCTGTAAAACATAGATCCTTGCTCTTGGCCCATAAATGTAGGAAACTTAATTTGACATACTTGTTCTCATGCTAGGCATCTGGTGCTTCCACAACAAAAGGATATCTTCCATCTAGCAAGTTTGTGACGCATAGTAATAACCAAGGAAAAAGCAGTGTTTATCAAAACAAAGGCATTAATGTGAAAGAAAATGGTAGAAGCTGGATCAACAATGAGAAGCTTAAGACGAGAAGTAAGCTAAATGGACATGGTGATTCTGACATATCTAATGAGAATAGCCACACTGATAACTCAAAACACAGTTTAAGCCCTCGAGGTGATGTTGTTGGATTGTCAAGTGCTGGAGATGCTAACGAGACCATACTTTCACCTGTCACGATAAGCAAAAATGCATATAATCTTCCAGATTTTGTTACGAAGTATGAGCAAGCTCTATTCTTTGTAATTAAATCTTACAGTGAAGATGATATTCACAAGAGTATCAAGTACAGTGTCTGGGCAAGTACTCCTAATGGAAATAAAAGGCTTGACAATGCCTATAGACTTGCACAGGAAAGGATGGCAGAAAAAGGAACCAAATGTcctgttttccttttcttctctgtAAGTTACCTACTACTAATTGTTCCTAGAGAATTATTTTCTCATGAACATCACCATGAATCTCAGAGTAGTGTGTGTCCCTGTGGTATCCAGACATTTGTTCTTATTCAGTGTAGCTGGCTGTTGTTCTGGCGCTCAATTTCACATAGAAAGTGCATGGCAGGAAGGAATTTTATTTCCTAATTTCTCTATTTTATTCTAAAATAACAGAACATATAATAAATATTGCACAAGTAGATGACATTTGGTTTCTTTGTTCCATGTTGCTTTAGACTTTTGTTGCAGTAATCACTACAGGCATCTAAACCTGCTGTACCAGTATGTGGGTAGAAGACAGTGCAGCTCCAACCATATGATTAAACTATCTGATTACACGTTTTGTGGCAAATTAATGATTTTCATATCTGAGCGCCCCTTTTATGAAAAGGGAAACATTAGTTTCCTTTGGACCTTTTATATTAACTACTAAACTATGATGGTCAGGTTAATGCAAGTGGTCAGTTCTGTGGTGTGGCTGAGATGGTTGGTCCAGTAGATTTTAACAGGAACATGAACTTCTGGCAACAGGACAAGTGGAATGGTTTCTTTTCAGTAAAATGGCACATTATCAAGGACGTGCCTAATCCACAATTTCGTCACATAATTTTGGAGAATAATGAGAACAAACCTGTGACAAATAGCAGGGACACACAAGAGGTATGCCTTTGTAGGTTAATTTTGTTTCATGAGAACATGTGAAGAAATTCGTGCACATAAGATTTCATGCTACTGCCCATGCGGTTCTTCTTACTGTTGAAACAATCTATCCTATTTCTCATTTGTGCTCTGTGTGATGAATGACTTTTTGTTTCTATGATCTGAATGATAGTCCATTCACTATCACTTTCTCTTGTTCTGCTCTTTATATAAAATGAATGCCAATATCTTTATAAGCATCCCAGCCTCTTTTAGGTTCTTTTCTGTTCTGTTATTTGGTTCTCTGTTTCGCTAATCAGTCAGGGTGTTCCATTCTGGTCTAATTATGCTTTTCTCACACTGTAAAAATggtatttagtttttttttaacttctaATCATGTATGCATTTTCAATTCAGGTCAAATTTCCACAAGGTACAGAGATGCTGAACATTTTCAAAAACTTCTCATGTAAAACATCAATATTGGACGATTTTGACTTCTACGAGAATCGGCAGAAAGTAATGCAGGACAGAAGGGGAAAACCACTTACTACGTCATTTGATCACCCATTGGTATGTAGTGCACTGTCTGAACTCCTTATATATCACTACCTTTATCCTCTCTGTTTTGCACATCTACTTGTAGCATTAGGAATTATTCAATAACAACATATTACATGACATGGCTCAATTTTCGTTTCATTGTATTTTTGGACTGTAAAGCAAATGGTTTAACCAGTTCAAATACCATAAAAATGGCAATGCGATGCTTCTGGCTTACCAATTAAGATCAGCTGGCTGGTGGTGACAGAATATTTTAGTTCCATATGTTAGTCTCTGCAATAAAAGTAGTTTGTCATTTACAATGCATTGACAAAAGGTGATCATTTGTTCCTCGTTGATGTTTATTTTCTGTGCAGCCGAAAGCTGAGAAACCTGCAGAAATTAAAAAGCAAACACAATTGATAAGTGGCGCACAGCTTGATACAACCAAGAAAAGTGAGGAACAGAGCAACAATGTTGCAGAAGTACTTGATGTCGCCCAAAGTAATAAAGAGCTACCCAGCAAGGTTGCAACAGAAGGACGATGACTGTTGGGCTACTTGAGCTGGGAAAAATGAGATAGCCTCTGAAATGGACTTCAACCTGAAATGATAAGTTTGATGTGCGTAATGTTGAGAAACAATCATTGTTCAAGGTTCTTCCATTCTCATGCCAgcggaaaaggaaaaaggtgaAGCCATGAACCTGTCTTCCCACGAGAAACATTCAGTGATTCAATGACTGGGAAAAAGGTTCTGGGACACATTTAGATTGAGGCCCTTGGCACCGAGGCATTAGAGTGCCCTCCTTGTCTATTTTTTCATCTGGGAGggcattttattttcttctgttgcatcttttttcttcttttcctatTAAGCTGCTGAGATTTTGCCAAGCAATTTGTGCTGTGGTCTAAAGAAGGCAGTTTGCCTCGTGGCCGGGTGTTTCTTAGGGTATGCTTGTTGATGTGTGGGTTGTCCTCTAGGATGTGGTATGTGTTGgatgttttttcttttagaaTTTGTGTCCTTGTTCTAAAAAACTGAcattgaagaaaagaaaaaaggggggAGGCGGTGAGGGATTAGGAATTGCTAGAATTACAATAACTTCATATCGTGTTGCTGTTTCTTCCATTATCAAGAAAAGGAACAAAAAAGATTTGAAAAGCTGTTGATGTGTACATCACAGATACCATGTGTCTTGCAGCCTGCTATGAGCCTTTCATTTTCGCTTGGTTCTTTCTGGCCGAATTGGGTGTTTGATTCAGACATCTATGGCTGGCCTTCGTCGTGTCGTGATGAATGAATATATATGTGTAAGGGGGTgcttggatcctggagctaaagtttagttcgtgtcacatcgaatattcagaggctaattaggaggactaaatatgagttaattaaaaaattaattacacagatggaggctaaatggcgagatgaatctattaagcctaattaatccatcattagcaaatagttactatagcagcacattgttaaatcatggactaattaggcttaataaatttgtctcgccgtttagcctccatctgtgcaatgggttttgtaaatagtctataaatagtctatgtttaatacttctaattagtatttaaacattcgatatgatagggattaaagtttagcacgggaTCAAACACCCTCTAAAAGCTGCCGAGCACTTTCCAGAATGATTTCGACGGATTGTGTACTGACATCCAGTCCTCTCGGAAAGGGACTTGCTATCTGTTTGCTTCCTGATTCTGCTTACAGATGGCGTATGTATAAATAATAATTAAAGATCACTCTATCGATGTTATTCAGTTATTGTCTTCTGTAATCTTGATAAGACTTGTTTCATGAATCAATTTCATATGGGGGTAGGACAGCTTTTTCTGAGTTGGCagattgcttttttttttcctgcagtAGAGTTGTGTATCATTGTACTAAGCGTAGAGGATCCATACACTCACCCACGCCGAACACGCTTGTGAAGGCTGATTGCTTGCTCTCCAGTCTGAAAAACGTAGAATTTGGTTTTGCAGCCCGCAAATTGATCAATTTGAGAAGTTCTACCTTCATTTGCCTGCTTACGTTGTGGAACGTATTTTGCAATTGGAGCCTTTTGGCAGAAAATAGATTGACAtgattcttctcttttttttgtgtTCTTTTAAAGACAATGATTTTGTTTGCTGTGCCAGTCTTATGTTGACTGCTGCAGTTATTTTCTTGTTTGATAATATAATAGGATCGTACGGGctacaaaatattaatattgcAATACGTGGctacaaaatattaatattaCAATATGTAGAGCATCCAACGGGACAATAATAGCGTGAAAATAAGAACAAATATTACATTACTTTAGGCTGATCATTATTTACTTTAGATGCATATATATTTTGGTGACTACAAAAATACAAGGTACAAGAGGAAGACATGACAAGAGGAACAGGTTAGATTTTCAAAAGCTATTTGCATATACATATTTTGTCACTACAATCAACTAAATAGGAACCATATATTCTACTGACTACTGTACAACATACAACATGATCCAGTGTGATGTTCTTCTACTTGCATCTTCAGTTTCGTCAATCAGAAAATTGAAGACCGCTTGTTATTTTCTTGTTTGATAATATAAGTGATTATATACCACTAAGATGTCCAAACTTGGGCCAAGTGGCAATTTGAACTCTGAAACTGTTAACTTGAGTCCCATATTAGTCAAAGAAGTTGTCAGCCCAACCCAATACAGCAATACCACACTGACTGGTATCTTTTTGGAGGAGAGAAGAAGGCAGGCCATCTCCTGTTTATGGGCCTGAGAGATTGCCCGACCAAAGAATTTCGCGCATGTTAACTTGGATCAAAACCAGCAGCAGATCTAAAGGCTAACTTGAGAGGAGAAATACGTTAGTTGTCGCTGATTGTTTCATGTCTGCATCGCATTCTCTGTCAGTATAGATGTATATACGAGGTCTCTGAAAGGAGTTTGCTTCTGAGATTAAAATGGTCTTCTTTACAACTTCCACTGAACcggtttgaactttgaacacaCCACTGGCCCACTCTCAGGGCCACAAGtcaggtactccctccgtttcaaattgtagatcattttgatttttctattctcaaattgtagatcattttgatttttctatttaTAATATTTACTAGGTATCTAGATTAACCTTGGAAAATCAAAACGAACTTATaaattggaatggagggagtagaaaccAGAACACAATTTAACTAACTTGCTGCAGGCGGGTCCATCCATTCGAAGCGGCCAGCCAGCCAGTAACACGCAAAGATCACACGATTCACAGGTACAGGCAGAGTCAACTGCACGAAAATGGAAAATGCCAGCCAGCCACAGCTCCCAATCCAACCCAGATGGGCACCAGCCGGCAGGCGCCCACGGCCGCGGGGTGGCCGTGGGGCGCCGTCTGGGACCGGTAGCGTAGCACCGCGCGCACACGGGAACCTGCGGAGCTGTAGCAGCAGTGGCGGAACTGGCTAGAAAATTAAAGGAGGCAGACAAATATTTGCTAATTCAAAAATTTGACAATTGATCCTAATTTTTCATTGTTCACCTAAGTATACACTAGCTAGTCATGACTATAGTAATTAGTTATGCAACGGTCGGCAGCTTTGCGTCTTCGATGCCTCCTGGTGGTGTCAGCTCCACTATGCGGGGCTGCCCAGCAGGTTTAGTCATAAGAACGCTGCAAATTTCATGTTGGGGTGATGATGTGGTCGTGCATAGCTAAGAACGCTGCAAATTTCATGTTGGGGTGATGATGTGGTCGTGCATGAGCTATGGGCGAAAGTTTTACCCGATTGGTATCGGTGTCAGCAACGATGGCGTCGATTGGACGTCGTTTCTCTCTGTTGAGACGTTTGTTATGATGCTCTCTGCAAGATCAATGGTCTTCTAGGTGAAAACTTTACTCCGGCTTGCCGGATGGGCGGCGACGACATCTTCGACGTcgtgtccttcttggaggcgtcGCCTTAGAAGTCCTTTGGACCAACCTTCATTACCTAAGATGGAGTCTGTTGTGCAAGCGATAGAAGTCAAGTATTCCAAGTCCGGCATCAAGTTTCTAAGCAGGCGAAAGATATGATGGCTTGGCGATGCATGAAGACAACGCAAGGACGATGCAtagatgaagaagaaggatgaagctTAGTCTTCTAATTATTTTCGTTGTCTTAGAGTTTTATTTTTATGTTTTGAGCTCCTCATTGTTGAGGACTAGAGTCTAAGAACTCTTTATAACCTTTGGCTGTATATGTCCACCATGTGGATATagccttaatctaaaaaaagcGAATGGTTCGCAAAAGTGGTCAATATATCTTGTTCATTTAAATTTCACTGCGATATTCTTCACTGTATTGAAATCATCAATAATCAAATCTGTCGTGACCTTTATTGCAATATCTCTCAATGTGAGATAAAGAAATTAAATCGGAAATAGTTTAGGAGATATAGATTAGGAAAATAGAGCTCGTTTTACATTGGCTTGAGTTGGAGGAACATCAAGAGTAGGACACGTTGTTAAGTTGGCCTCCATCGCGGCCGCGGTCACCTGCCAGCCTGCCATCATTGGCGCAATGGCGCTATCGCAGAGCTAAAGTCCATGGAGGGGCACTAGACGCTAGCACCGAGTCCGCTACGACTGCGAGATTGAAAATGAAATATTGCGAGGACGAGATCTTATATTAGCATCTTGATGAGCTGCTTCAGGCAGCTGTGTGCATTCGACAGTTAGGTTTTTGTGTGCGTTCTACAGTTAGGTTTGCCCCACAACATGCTAACCATTGACTAACAGGGGATACAGGGGCTGATTGGTTTGTTGCCCACCACAACTAGGCTCGCAGCAGCGATGCAAGCTCCTGCTGGCTAGGCTCTCTAGCTGCAGTGGCTTTTTGATTGGTACATGTCTCTGTGCAACCGTGCccaacagctccttttccctctGCACACTCCTCCAAAGTACAATCTATAGCATCACGCGAGCCAGGCGGCCAATTTCTACGTCTCTTTGTAGCCTGGCCACGAAGGAATCTTACACGTGGAGAGTCTGTCCCAGCTACTAAACCAGGCAACCAATCTAACTCCTCCTGCATCCTGCGAGCTTGGTTCAACTGCATGCAGGGAACCAATCAGGCTCATAGTAAACTTATTTCATTTTTGTTGGGGGTGGCCATGGCCCGGCCACCCCAGTTCCGCCACTGTGCAGCAGAGCACTTCACATGTACCGTGCGTGGGCGTGACCATTCCAGCTctcctaggccatgtttagttactcccaactcccaactttgacactatgcaaaaagaagattccccatcacatcaaacttgcggtacatgcatggagtactaaatgtagatgaaattaaaaactaattgcacagttttgttgtactttgcgagacgaatcttttgagcctaattagtcaatatttggacaataattcacaaatacaaacgaaacgctacagtgtgctacagtgctgtaacagtaatttggcacctcccaaattccctaactaaacaaggccctaggcAGGGTTCCTGTTTGGGCAGGGGTCCGTGGTCCTGCACGCAGAACCAACCGCAAGCCTATTTCAGGCAGCTGCGGATCTATGTGCAGTAGAGTACAAGGCGCATGATTGATGCGGCGGGTTGCAACTGTCGTACCATGGGCTAACAATAACGGATTTGTCGGTTGACCTGACCTACTGTGTGTGAAAGCCACGCAGAGTCTTCACCATGCTACCCTGGGAAACCTGCATTTCTTGTCGAAAGTGTCAGTGTTtaaacccgacaacctaccgagggggtgcccgaggtagtattttggttagtagggctcgtcgagatcagaaactcaaaggtaaacacagacacacgatttagataagTTCGGACctctagattgcgtaatacccgatgtcctgtgtgttggttggattgaattaatttggagggggttcctacctcaccttatattgccaggagcagggttacaggtcggttggttacaagaataccggtcggatatgactagagaagttctactcttattggaacgagtactttcctaatcctcaactagttcctgtctttccatgtagactacgccgtcctgcatcATGGTCTCCATATCAGATACATCTCGGTGTTTAGCcgcatatttaggactgtccaaaccttttggtggacccatagatgtatgtacgagaGAAGGGCTAACGCCACGAcagcctgcaggctgcagctacAACGTCGAGCAATGTAGCAGCAGCCCAGGCCAGTGTAGCCCCTGCTGGGGATCAATCTGGACGCGAATAAGGATCACCTGATACTTATCATTTCGTGACGAGCCACTGGTGCAAAAACCACGCCTGTGGCATCGCAAACTTCCTCGCTGAGGAGGCCGTGTCCGCTGATGGTTATCCCGTGTCCTTTCCGTCCACGCCATGCGCGTGGTCGAGGCCTCGGAGCCgaactttcctaatcctcgactagttcgtgtctttccatgtagaccacACCGTCCTGCGCTATGATCTCCATATCAGATGCTTCTTGGTGTCCatccccatatttaggactgtccaaaccttctggtggatcCATATATGTATGTGCGACAAGCTCCTGAGtaatttttagtcaaatgcagcagttctgagtacttttgcagacttcactgactagttttggtgctcttcgaatacttcatctggttgaatcttcaaaggtacccaaaaactaccatgcggctagaatgtgctcaagcctcatttaacttattCTCACATTCTACAATCTTGAATTATATATGGTgacccccgagccttaggttgaatcgaagaatcaggttgagggttaatctgtaatttgcatcactttcctcTTAAAACCTAGAGCAAAAACTTTTTGTCAATGGAcatgtggcacacagccctCGAGCCTGAGCCGACTaatttggtgggtataagggtcaatctttggtcaacatgaccatctcTGGAAGGAGATCTTATCTCCTCACAAAATGAAGGTAACCGCCAATCAGGTGTCCGAATTCTAGGGATCCTTTAAATCAAAAACCCCTTTATTTGTGTCGTTGTTACCGCGCCACTGTGATACATAacggaggaagttatcccttttattttacctttgctagttgcctttccaacttccacaCTTTAGCCCTAGCGCCGATGCCATTGTCCGATCTTTGAACACTTGCACCAACGTCTCCCCACCAAGCACCCCCAAGAGTATGCAACTGAAAACGCTTGTGACATCAAAGATGGGAAGGAAGGCTGCTGCGTCCAAAGCGGGTGAGagcgagaagaagaaaaggtccGACAAGAAGAAAGAGCTGTAGTAGCCAACGCCAAAGTACGGGAAGACCGATCTGACTACGTCGTGAAATCCCGCCTGTGCCTCGAAGTGGTCAACTCTGAAGGAGTAGGATATCAAAGCACTCGTAACCGCCAATTTACTCTAAGATCATAGCTTCATCAACTGGTGATCTACTTATGACAACGCCTGCCTATTGGAGACATACCCCAATGAGACGATAATATTTGCCCACTTCATCGAGCGGGGTCTTGCATTGCCAACTTCAGATTTCTTCCGAGGCTTGCTGGATTTCAATAAGTTGGAGTTGGTTCATCTAAACTCCAATGGGATCTTCCACATTGCTATTTTCATCCACTTCTGTGA
This window encodes:
- the LOC101780019 gene encoding uncharacterized protein LOC101780019; this translates as MEPKGELGQKPIEEAMDSLKIDASTKASNVNLPAKKDASSSDAVSCISSGDAASTVKESEMNQEASIGDQGMYYYGYYYPGSYGGWDENGYFVGYNGLEMHPAVVQGDNGSYLCYLPGYESGYASYSPVVPGGITSADGQYVSKEPYYSTAIPMQDPSTPGIFAQPIAYGPELVPAYSWDPSFVLLDGVQGHPVGVHQTNYAARPKYSSNKHGVPSSKAARSAKSAPETIKGSSSALETLPNAANSIPLSKGANKASGASTTKGYLPSSKFVTHSNNQGKSSVYQNKGINVKENGRSWINNEKLKTRSKLNGHGDSDISNENSHTDNSKHSLSPRGDVVGLSSAGDANETILSPVTISKNAYNLPDFVTKYEQALFFVIKSYSEDDIHKSIKYSVWASTPNGNKRLDNAYRLAQERMAEKGTKCPVFLFFSVNASGQFCGVAEMVGPVDFNRNMNFWQQDKWNGFFSVKWHIIKDVPNPQFRHIILENNENKPVTNSRDTQEVKFPQGTEMLNIFKNFSCKTSILDDFDFYENRQKVMQDRRGKPLTTSFDHPLPKAEKPAEIKKQTQLISGAQLDTTKKSEEQSNNVAEVLDVAQSNKELPSKVATEGR